The Macaca thibetana thibetana isolate TM-01 chromosome 5, ASM2454274v1, whole genome shotgun sequence genomic sequence ACACTGCTCTCTAAAACCCTGACCTCACAGCCACACCTCGGCAGGGCCCCCACAGCTGGATCCAGGCAGGGAGCCCCAGAAGCAGCCCCTTGCTGAGGCGGGAAGGCAAAGGGgtctccccctctctcctccccactccccggaGCCCGGCTCTCTCTCTGCCAAGCTCCTGCCCTGCCGCACCCTCCCCTGCGCCCTGGAGGCCAATCCATCCCCGGGTCTCTGGGAAAGCTCCCGTCTGGGCCGCCCTTTCTGCCCAGCCCTGAGCGTGGAGCTGTCCAGGATCCCCAGACGGGCGCGAGTCACTGCCTGAAGCCCCTTCTCCTCCGTCGGAAGAGGATGTGCTTGAAGGATCGCCGGAAGTCCTGGTTGAAGACCGTGTAGATGACCGGGTTCAGCGAGCTGTTGCAGTAGCCGATCCAGAAGAAGAACTTGAAGAGCGGGACGGGCACCTGGCAGGCCTCGCGGCAGATACCGTACAGGCTGTAGCTGAAGAAGAAGGGGAACCAGCAGAGCACGAACACGCCCATGACCACGGCCAGCACGAAGGTGAAGCGCTTCTCGCGCGCCTGGGCCACCTTGCGGCGGCACACGCTGCTGCGCGCCCGGCGCCTGCGCGACAGGAAGAACTCGACGGAGCGCGAGCTGGCGCGCGACAGGCGGCCGCCGGGGCCCGGGGACCTGGAGGCGGTCAGCGCCCCCGACTCAGCCGCCCCCTGCCCGTCGGCGCCGCCCGCGCCCCCCTCGGCGCCCGCGCGCCGCCGCCTGCCCCTCCGCAGCGCGCCCCGGCGCCGCCGCCTCTCGGCCGCCTCGCTGCTCTCGTCCGGCTCCACGTCGGCGCGCGGGGGCGCGCAGTGCCCGTTCTCACCCGCGCCTGCCGCCGCGCCCAGCCCGTTTTCGGTGGTCGGGGACGCACCGTCGGGGCCCACGGGGGCGCGCTTCTCGCTGAGCGTGCGCGTGCGCAGCTTGGCCACGCGGTAGATGCGCGCGTAGACCAGGCCCATGATGAGGCAGGGCGCGAAGAAGGAGCCGATGCAGGAGGACAGGATGTACCAGGTCTCGTCGTTGAGGCCGCACTGCGGGTAGGCGGCGCCGTCGGGCTGGCGGTAGAGCGAGACCAGCGGCGGGAAGGAGATGACGGCCGAGATGAGCCACACGGCCACGATGGTGGCCTTGACGCGGCGTGGCGTGCGCTTCAGGTTGTACTCGACGGCCTGCGTCACCGACCAGTAGCGGTCCAGGCTGATGGCACACAGGTGCACGATCGACGAGGTGCAAAACAGCACATCGAGCGCCAGGTACACGCCGCACCACACCTGCCCGAAGTACCAGTAGGCCATTAGCTCGTTGGCCAGCGAGAAGGGCATGACTAGCGTGGCCACCAGGATGTCGGCCGAGGCCAGCGACACCAGGAAGAGGTTCTGTGGCGCGCGCAGCGCCCGGCTGGTCAGCACGGCGATCACCACCAGCACGTTGCCCACCACGGTGAAGACGATGAGGAAGCCCACCACGGCCGCCAGCCCTGCCACCGCACCCGCCGAGTACTGGCCGCGTGGCGGCCCCCAGGAAGCCCCCGAGGCGTTGGCGCCGCTGCCCCTCTCGCCCGCGCCGCTCGCATTGGGGCCCGCAGCTGCCGCCACCGCCAGCGCCGCCGCCAGCGCCGGGGACGCCATGGTCCTCCCGCGAGCTACGCGGTCCCTGCTGGAGCCGGGGAGCAGCCGCGGCAGCTTGGGCGCCCCCCAGCCGGGGTCGGCGCCCGCATCGCCGCCTGCTGCTCGGGCGCGCCCGCCGGGGACCGCGGCGCCCCGCAGCCGGCCCTCGGCCGTGGTGGCTCGGCGGGCGGCGAGCCGGAGAGCGTGGCTGCCGGGCTCCCCGCAGCTGCCGAGCGCGTAAGTGCAGAGCAGGAGGCGCCCGGAGCGAGCGGCGACGCggcggcggggggagggggggcaGGTCCCGGGGTCCTCGCGCGGCCCCGCCCTCGGCCCGGCTCACGGGGAGCGCCCCGGCGGCGAGCCCACGGCGACGCGGCGCCCGAGCGGGCGTGCCTGAGCGGCCCCGCGGCCCCGGAGCCCGGCCAGGGCGCAGGCGACAGGCGGCGGCGGCCCGGGCGCTCTGCCTCCCATCCGGCCGGCTAGGGCTCGGCGCGCCGGGGCGCCGGCCGCCGCTCCTCCGGGCCCCCGCGCCCGCGCGCTCCCTCCGGCTCCAACTTTACTTTCCCGGGCGGGGCGCCGGCGCCGCCGCGAGTCCTCCCGCTGCTCCCAGGCGCGGGCGCCCCCCGCGGTCCAGGCTCGGCCGTGCGGCAGCCGCCTAGCTCACCGGAgctgcgccgccgccgccgccgccgccctgCGCTGGGCGCGAGTGTGGCCGCCTGGCCTTGGCTTCCAACTTGGGTCGAGTTGCGCAGCGGGGCGggcgcgcggggcggggcgggccgcGGGCCCTGGGGAGCGGGCCGGGAGCCGGAGCCCGCGGCCGCCTGGTCGAACCTGCCCGCGCGGCGCCGGGGAGGAGTCCGGGGCGGCGGCGCGGGGCGCGCGCTCGGCGAGGGCGCCCTCTCCAGGGCCGCCTGCAGCCTGAGGGACTGGGCCGAGCGGCGGCCGGCCTGGGCGGTGAGTTCCAGAAGCTGCTCTTTCTAAGACGGGAGCCTCCTTCGCCTCCCCCGGCGCAGGCATGGGCGCAGGCGGGGGCGCGCACACGCGCGCACGCAGCACGGGCGGCTCGGGGTCCATGGCCTGATGGCAGAGCAACCTCTCGCAGCCTGGGGGAGGACGCGACGCTGCCTGGGTGCGCACAGGTCCTGTCGAGCTCAGGGTCCGGACCACATCCCGGATCGGCGCTCCCCGGCAGAGCCACCTCCACACCCACCCCGGCCTCAGTTCCCTCGGCCCCCTTCCCAGCGCTGCTGGAGCATGAATCATAACTAACGGCGGTGACTGTGGAAGCCCTGGGCAAGCTCCCAAGCTCTGCACCCATGTTAGCAGTGATTGAAGTTTAATCCTTAGGCTCTCAGGCCATGCTTTTAAAGGATGGAGAAGTGTTCAAAGTCACCACCTCTGACAAACACCCAGAACGGAGCTGCCTGGATGATGAGCTATTTGCAAGGGTGGGCTCAGGGGAGAGCGGCCGTTGAGGTAGCACCCGTGTACCCTCGCCCCAGTCCGTGCACCTCCGTTCTGCAGATGTGCGCTGTCACTCTGTGGCCCATGTTGGGTGCTGGCTTCTGCCTCCAGTCAGCCTGGGGTCTGTGGGAGAGGGACCTCGAGGGACGAGGTGGTCCAGGAGGAGAGCTGGAGTTCTCAGGCCTGATGTGTTTCTCTGCTAGGACCGAAGGGACAAGCCTTCCCCCAGACGTCCAGAAACGCAACCCTGCTGGCTGGCCTCCCCGTGCATGGGCCCGCAGgggagaggtagggaagctgtcCATCCTGTATCTAGAGCCGGCGGGGAAGGGGCGCTTCTGGGTGCCCAGGAGGTCATCATGAGGAGGGGCTGGAGTGACTGCCCACCGCCCCTGGGATGCCGATCCATGCCCGTGGCCTGGGGCAGCTTCTCTCTAAGCTCCTGAAGGGTGCCAGCTTTAGTCTCAGAGCCTGTCCTGTTCTCAGCGG encodes the following:
- the ADRA2C gene encoding alpha-2C adrenergic receptor, coding for MASPALAAALAVAAAAGPNASGAGERGSGANASGASWGPPRGQYSAGAVAGLAAVVGFLIVFTVVGNVLVVIAVLTSRALRAPQNLFLVSLASADILVATLVMPFSLANELMAYWYFGQVWCGVYLALDVLFCTSSIVHLCAISLDRYWSVTQAVEYNLKRTPRRVKATIVAVWLISAVISFPPLVSLYRQPDGAAYPQCGLNDETWYILSSCIGSFFAPCLIMGLVYARIYRVAKLRTRTLSEKRAPVGPDGASPTTENGLGAAAGAGENGHCAPPRADVEPDESSEAAERRRRRGALRRGRRRRAGAEGGAGGADGQGAAESGALTASRSPGPGGRLSRASSRSVEFFLSRRRRARSSVCRRKVAQAREKRFTFVLAVVMGVFVLCWFPFFFSYSLYGICREACQVPVPLFKFFFWIGYCNSSLNPVIYTVFNQDFRRSFKHILFRRRRRGFRQ